The following coding sequences are from one Triticum dicoccoides isolate Atlit2015 ecotype Zavitan chromosome 4A, WEW_v2.0, whole genome shotgun sequence window:
- the LOC119284037 gene encoding SKP1-like protein 1 gives MAAAEAGDTKMIILKSSDDKEFEVEEAVAMESQTIRHMINDGCANNKILLPIINYKILSEVIEYCKKRIQAKPTTDTTTRASEAYDVVAPAGPVEDLKNWDAEFVRVNESTLFDLAVAARYLNIKGLLDLTTETLTDMIKVKNCEKLLGRGAEDQQ, from the exons ATGGCAGCCGCAGAGGCAGGCGATACTAAGATGATCATTCTCAAGAGCTCAGATGACAAGGAGTTTGAGGTGGAGGAGGCTGTCGCCATGGAGTCGCAGACCATCCGCCACATGATCAATGACGGCTGCGCCAACAACAAGATCCTGCTCCCCATCATCAACTACAAGATCCTCTCTGAGGTCATCGAGTACTGCAAGAAGCGCATCCAGGCTAAGCCCACCACAGACACCACCACCAGAGCTTCCGAAGCATATGATGTTGTGGCACCTGCCGGCCCCGTCGAGGACCTCAAGAACTGGGATGCCGAATTTGTCAGGGTCAACGAGTCCACCCTTTTTGACCTCGCCGTG GCTGCAAGGTATCTCAACATCAAGGGACTGCTAGACCTGACCACCGAGACTCTTACCGACATGATAAAGGTCAAGAATTGCGAGAAGCTTCTAGGCCGAGGAGCAGAAGATCAGCAGTGA